The Syngnathus typhle isolate RoL2023-S1 ecotype Sweden linkage group LG16, RoL_Styp_1.0, whole genome shotgun sequence genome includes a region encoding these proteins:
- the si:dkey-16j16.4 gene encoding uncharacterized protein si:dkey-16j16.4 isoform X2: MLKTLTKKLRRHSLNEMHPFQLKFSYHGGGEGGESDDSEGENQELAQIDRERRRNCALTPLATSQQHNQGSFTPPARLRRLRLLLDANLDRHSSEEELERISYGDNRKWLSALPQRHADHHSSASSDEEVRNICGCASPAAAAAAIAKPLVESEACLAASSSPVLFSSSPPCSIKPPPMRFQLQVVQPPTRPIIFTHFDQAAPYRKYRHSYESGRPSLDLEKMQQKMLLKKNCGGKTRTIKIRTLSGSRPPARYSSDPSIFAFRSLSAAPLSEDPPC, encoded by the exons ATGCTAAAGACTCTGACCAAAAAGCTAAGAAGACACTCACTCAATGAGATGCATCCTTTCCAACTCAAG TTCTCTTACCATGGCGGTGGTGAGGGCGGTGAGAGTGATGACTCAGAAGGAGAGAACCAGGAACTTGCACAAATTGACAGAG AGAGACGGCGAAATTGCGCCCTCACCCCCTTGGCTACGAGTCAGCAGCACAACCAGGGCTCCTTTACCCCCCCGGCTCGTTTACGACGTCTCCGCCTGCTTCTCGACGCCAATCTGGACCGCCACTCTTCGGAGGAAGAGCTGGAGCGGATCAGCTACGGCGACAACAGGAAGTGGCTGTCGGCACTTCCTCAGCGCCACGCCGATCACCACAGCAGCGCGTCCAGCGATGAGGAGGTGCGGAACATATGCGGCTGCGcttcgcccgccgccgccgccgccgccattgcCAAGCCTCTGGTGGAGAGCGAAGCTTGTCTGGCCGCCTCGTCCAGCCCCGTGCTCTTCAGCTCCAGCCCGCCGTGCAGCATCAAGCCACCCCCCATGCGCTTTCAGCTCCAAGTGGTCCAGCCGCCCACTCGGCCCATCATCTTCACCCACTTTGACCAGGCGGCACCTTATCGAAAGTATCGGCACAGCTACGAGTCGGGGAGGCCCAGTCTCGATCTGGAGAAAATGCAACAG AAAATGCTGCTGAAAAAGAACTGCGGAGGAAAGACACGGACCATAAAGATTCGA ACTTTGAGCGGCAGTCGTCCTCCGGCCAGGTACTCGAGCGATCCCTCCATTTTTGCCTTTCGCTCTTTAAGCGCGGCGCCCCTCTCCGAGGATCCTCCGTGCTGA
- the si:dkey-16j16.4 gene encoding uncharacterized protein si:dkey-16j16.4 isoform X1: protein MLKTLTKKLRRHSLNEMHPFQLKFSYHGGGEGGESDDSEGENQELAQIDRDMTAPRFPTERRRNCALTPLATSQQHNQGSFTPPARLRRLRLLLDANLDRHSSEEELERISYGDNRKWLSALPQRHADHHSSASSDEEVRNICGCASPAAAAAAIAKPLVESEACLAASSSPVLFSSSPPCSIKPPPMRFQLQVVQPPTRPIIFTHFDQAAPYRKYRHSYESGRPSLDLEKMQQKMLLKKNCGGKTRTIKIRTLSGSRPPARYSSDPSIFAFRSLSAAPLSEDPPC from the exons ATGCTAAAGACTCTGACCAAAAAGCTAAGAAGACACTCACTCAATGAGATGCATCCTTTCCAACTCAAG TTCTCTTACCATGGCGGTGGTGAGGGCGGTGAGAGTGATGACTCAGAAGGAGAGAACCAGGAACTTGCACAAATTGACAGAG ACATGACCGCCCCACGTTTTCCGACAGAGAGACGGCGAAATTGCGCCCTCACCCCCTTGGCTACGAGTCAGCAGCACAACCAGGGCTCCTTTACCCCCCCGGCTCGTTTACGACGTCTCCGCCTGCTTCTCGACGCCAATCTGGACCGCCACTCTTCGGAGGAAGAGCTGGAGCGGATCAGCTACGGCGACAACAGGAAGTGGCTGTCGGCACTTCCTCAGCGCCACGCCGATCACCACAGCAGCGCGTCCAGCGATGAGGAGGTGCGGAACATATGCGGCTGCGcttcgcccgccgccgccgccgccgccattgcCAAGCCTCTGGTGGAGAGCGAAGCTTGTCTGGCCGCCTCGTCCAGCCCCGTGCTCTTCAGCTCCAGCCCGCCGTGCAGCATCAAGCCACCCCCCATGCGCTTTCAGCTCCAAGTGGTCCAGCCGCCCACTCGGCCCATCATCTTCACCCACTTTGACCAGGCGGCACCTTATCGAAAGTATCGGCACAGCTACGAGTCGGGGAGGCCCAGTCTCGATCTGGAGAAAATGCAACAG AAAATGCTGCTGAAAAAGAACTGCGGAGGAAAGACACGGACCATAAAGATTCGA ACTTTGAGCGGCAGTCGTCCTCCGGCCAGGTACTCGAGCGATCCCTCCATTTTTGCCTTTCGCTCTTTAAGCGCGGCGCCCCTCTCCGAGGATCCTCCGTGCTGA
- the mrpl33 gene encoding 39S ribosomal protein L33, mitochondrial has protein sequence MFLTSVNLAKAKSKTVLVQMMSAAGTGYFFNTKRNRLRDKLVLRKHDPFVNKHVLFFEKRKIRSV, from the exons ATGTTTCTTACCTCCGTGAACT tGGCAAAGGCGAAATCAAA GACCGTCCTGGTGCAGATGATGAGCGCTGCGGGGACGGGCTATTTCTTCAACACCAAGCGAAACCGTCTCAGGGACAAACTTGTGCTCCGCAAACATGACCCATTTG TGAACAAGCACGTCCTGTTCTTTGAGAAGAGGAAGATCAGATCGGTCTAA